The proteins below are encoded in one region of Verrucomicrobiota bacterium:
- a CDS encoding sodium:proton antiporter, whose amino-acid sequence MTAAEVPHYLPGHLLLLPFLLQLLAIAVMPFLAHHWWERHYPKVSVILGGSTALYYLLILGRGGRLLEPLHEYISFVVIMAALFIVAGGIHIRVSGEATPWKNVLFLLIGSVLASVIGTTGASMLLIRPWVRMNRYRITGFHTAFFIFLISNVGGGLTPIGDPPLFLGFLKGIPFWWTLEHLWRPWLLVVGLLIGIFYLIDRENFLRAPRAIREEETAEERWAFEGFWNLLPMAAIIGAVFLPSPWREIMMAVAALLSWHLTPRLTHARNDFSFAPIKEVAWLFLGIFATMVPALDYLEHHAPQLAGSMGMGSAHFYYLTGILSSFLDNAPTYLAFLSVELGLQGGTLGNPQDVLRIATQDPKHLIAISMGAVFFGAMTYIGNGPNFMVKSVVAQFGARPPDFFGYIVRYALPILLPVLALAGWLFLG is encoded by the coding sequence ATGACAGCTGCCGAAGTCCCTCATTATCTCCCAGGGCATCTGCTCCTGCTCCCCTTTCTCCTTCAGTTGCTGGCTATCGCCGTGATGCCTTTCCTAGCTCATCACTGGTGGGAGCGTCATTACCCAAAGGTTTCGGTGATCCTTGGTGGAAGCACAGCGCTTTATTACCTGCTGATTCTTGGAAGAGGCGGGCGCCTGCTCGAGCCTCTGCATGAGTACATCAGCTTTGTTGTCATCATGGCTGCCCTTTTCATCGTAGCGGGGGGTATCCATATCAGGGTCTCTGGTGAGGCCACGCCATGGAAGAACGTCCTCTTTCTCTTGATTGGTTCGGTTTTGGCCAGTGTTATCGGCACCACGGGAGCCTCCATGCTGCTCATCCGCCCGTGGGTGCGGATGAATCGATACCGCATCACCGGCTTCCACACGGCCTTCTTCATCTTCCTTATCTCCAATGTCGGCGGCGGCCTCACGCCCATCGGCGATCCCCCACTCTTCCTGGGCTTCCTTAAGGGAATCCCCTTCTGGTGGACGCTGGAGCATCTCTGGCGGCCGTGGCTGTTGGTCGTCGGCCTGCTGATCGGGATTTTTTATCTTATCGACCGGGAGAATTTCCTGCGCGCTCCCCGCGCTATCCGAGAGGAGGAGACTGCCGAAGAGCGTTGGGCCTTTGAAGGATTTTGGAACTTGCTTCCCATGGCAGCCATTATCGGCGCGGTGTTCCTTCCCAGCCCCTGGAGAGAAATCATGATGGCGGTGGCTGCGCTACTTTCGTGGCATCTCACTCCGCGACTCACGCACGCGAGGAATGACTTCAGCTTCGCTCCGATCAAGGAAGTGGCGTGGCTCTTTCTGGGTATTTTTGCCACAATGGTACCTGCCCTTGATTATCTGGAGCATCACGCCCCGCAGTTGGCCGGGTCGATGGGAATGGGTTCGGCTCACTTCTATTACCTGACCGGCATCCTATCCTCGTTCCTCGACAATGCGCCCACCTACTTGGCCTTCCTCTCCGTGGAACTGGGTCTGCAGGGCGGGACGCTGGGCAATCCCCAAGATGTACTTCGTATTGCCACCCAAGACCCCAAACACCTGATCGCCATTTCCATGGGGGCCGTCTTTTTCGGCGCAATGACCTATATCGGCAACGGCCCTAATTTCATGGTCAAGAGCGTCGTCGCACAGTTCGGCGCAAGGCCTCCCGACTTCTTCGGATACATCGTCCGCTACGCACTCCCAATTCTGCTCCCGGTGCTAGCGCTGGCCGGTTGGTTGTTTCTCGGGTAG
- a CDS encoding riboflavin synthase encodes MFTGLVESLGTVRSLEKRGDAARLILETPLAVELSLGESLAVNGCCLTVTTKDAASASFDLLGETLTRTNLGHLAPGSRVNLERALRADGRFGGHFVQGHIDTKAEVISAEHQGSDLNLQIELPPAGARYFIEKGSIAVNGVSLTVSSLDEGHFGLWIIPHTLQETNLGDLRAGSFVNLEYDMLAKYAERQIGNRFSGMGDRD; translated from the coding sequence ATGTTCACGGGACTAGTCGAATCACTCGGGACTGTTCGCTCGCTCGAGAAGCGCGGTGATGCTGCCCGCCTGATTCTCGAAACACCCTTGGCGGTCGAGCTCTCTCTGGGAGAAAGCCTGGCGGTCAATGGTTGCTGCCTCACCGTCACCACCAAGGATGCCGCTTCAGCAAGTTTCGATCTCCTGGGAGAGACCCTTACACGAACCAATCTCGGTCATCTGGCTCCCGGATCACGGGTGAATCTGGAACGCGCCCTGCGCGCTGACGGGCGCTTCGGCGGACACTTTGTCCAAGGTCATATCGATACCAAGGCCGAGGTGATCTCGGCGGAGCACCAAGGTTCTGATCTCAACCTTCAGATCGAGCTTCCCCCGGCGGGAGCCCGTTACTTCATCGAAAAGGGATCGATAGCCGTGAATGGAGTTTCGCTTACGGTCTCTTCGCTAGATGAAGGTCACTTCGGCCTCTGGATCATCCCTCACACCCTTCAGGAAACAAACCTCGGAGACCTCCGCGCCGGGAGCTTTGTGAATCTTGAGTACGACATGCTCGCCAAGTATGCCGAGCGACAAATTGGTAATAGGTTCTCGGGCATGGGTGATAGGGACTGA
- a CDS encoding ABC transporter permease produces MLRIALLMLFRDRAKYMMLIVGLTFCSLLMTQQASVFCGLMLWTSATVRNIGAKVWVFDAKVEQVNEVIPLREIDVTRVRGIPGVEWAVPLYIGIEQARLSDGSFQNVQLVGLDTATFVGRPMEITKGRIEDLRMPDAVIIDQVGVDKFRKKGITIDIGTTFEINDKTARVVALCHANRSFLGQPYVYTTYDRALQFAKPQRKMMSCVLAEPKPEVSAKELADRISKLPGLKAFERDDLFWNTIWWYIKNTGIPISFGTVVLMGVIVGIAIAGQTFYLFILDNLRYLAALKAMGARMPILAAMVFLQSFSVGFVGFGLGVGLTSIFGYKVLKIEQPPFFMPWQVPAFVAVIIILICCFSAAIGLRQIAKLEPAVVFK; encoded by the coding sequence ATGCTCCGCATAGCTCTCCTAATGCTCTTCCGGGATCGGGCGAAGTACATGATGCTCATCGTGGGGCTGACTTTCTGCTCCTTGCTGATGACCCAGCAGGCCTCGGTTTTCTGCGGCCTCATGCTTTGGACCTCCGCGACAGTCCGCAACATTGGAGCAAAAGTATGGGTCTTTGATGCCAAGGTGGAACAGGTCAACGAAGTCATCCCGCTTCGGGAAATCGATGTCACAAGGGTCCGCGGTATACCTGGAGTCGAATGGGCCGTTCCCCTCTATATCGGCATCGAGCAGGCCCGACTCAGCGACGGATCATTCCAGAACGTTCAGTTGGTGGGACTCGACACGGCGACTTTTGTCGGACGCCCCATGGAAATCACCAAGGGTAGGATCGAGGACCTGCGCATGCCGGACGCCGTCATCATCGATCAGGTCGGCGTTGATAAATTCCGAAAAAAGGGAATCACGATCGATATCGGAACCACCTTCGAGATCAACGATAAGACCGCGCGGGTGGTGGCTCTCTGCCATGCCAACCGCAGCTTCCTCGGCCAGCCCTACGTCTACACCACCTATGACCGGGCCCTGCAGTTCGCAAAGCCCCAGCGGAAAATGATGAGCTGCGTGCTGGCTGAGCCCAAGCCGGAAGTCTCTGCAAAGGAGCTGGCGGATCGTATCAGCAAGCTGCCAGGACTAAAGGCGTTTGAGAGGGACGATCTCTTCTGGAACACGATCTGGTGGTACATCAAGAACACCGGCATCCCGATTTCCTTCGGCACAGTGGTTCTGATGGGAGTGATCGTCGGCATCGCGATCGCTGGGCAGACCTTCTATCTCTTCATCCTCGATAATCTCCGCTACCTCGCAGCCCTAAAGGCCATGGGAGCGCGCATGCCGATCCTGGCGGCAATGGTCTTTCTCCAATCCTTTTCCGTAGGATTTGTCGGCTTCGGTCTTGGTGTAGGGTTGACGTCGATCTTCGGATACAAAGTCCTCAAAATCGAACAGCCACCTTTTTTCATGCCATGGCAGGTGCCGGCCTTTGTGGCCGTCATCATCATACTCATCTGCTGTTTTTCGGCTGCAATTGGCCTCCGCCAGATCGCAAAGCTGGAGCCGGCCGTGGTCTTCAAATGA
- a CDS encoding ABC transporter ATP-binding protein, with amino-acid sequence MSPIDSSKVCKGSVAVAVDKVTKIFPNGDTPTYALREVSFQARCGELTMIVGPSGCGKTTLLSVICGTLAIDSGSIEVFGKNLGSMSPSEVTGFRSKNVGFIFQQFNLIPTLTVVENVSIPLILQGWNYRKAEEKAAAILEDVGLGGRIRSFPKQLSGGQQQRVAISRALVHDPKLIICDEPTASLDAKTGHHALELLKRSACAPDRCVIVVTHDSRIFSFADWIAEMEDGRVVKSCRAAEYHHA; translated from the coding sequence ATGAGCCCTATCGATTCATCGAAAGTTTGTAAGGGCTCCGTTGCCGTTGCCGTCGATAAGGTCACGAAGATCTTTCCAAACGGCGACACTCCGACCTATGCCCTGCGCGAAGTCTCCTTCCAGGCGCGTTGCGGCGAGCTCACGATGATTGTAGGCCCCTCGGGTTGCGGGAAGACCACCCTGCTGAGCGTGATCTGCGGAACTTTGGCCATAGACTCGGGCAGCATCGAGGTCTTTGGGAAAAACCTGGGCTCCATGAGTCCCTCGGAGGTGACCGGGTTCCGCAGCAAGAACGTGGGATTCATCTTTCAGCAGTTCAACCTGATCCCCACCCTCACCGTGGTGGAGAATGTTTCCATCCCGCTCATCCTACAGGGTTGGAACTACCGCAAGGCCGAGGAAAAGGCTGCAGCGATCCTTGAAGATGTGGGTCTGGGCGGGCGGATTCGATCGTTTCCAAAACAGCTCTCAGGGGGGCAGCAGCAACGCGTTGCAATCTCCCGTGCCCTAGTCCATGACCCCAAACTCATCATCTGTGACGAGCCCACCGCCTCACTGGATGCCAAGACCGGTCATCATGCTCTGGAACTTCTCAAGAGGAGTGCCTGTGCCCCCGACCGCTGCGTGATCGTCGTCACTCATGACAGTCGCATTTTTTCCTTCGCAGATTGGATTGCGGAGATGGAAGATGGCAGAGTGGTGAAGAGCTGTCGCGCCGCCGAATATCATCATGCTTAA
- a CDS encoding efflux RND transporter periplasmic adaptor subunit: MLKRLSIFLALAGIVAVTLLVFRLKKAPPTPTPLVEPSRAPYADSIGARGIVEAVNENVIVAPILPGLITDIYVRVGDLVKKGAPLFRQDTRDAGAKVTAQQAQVALLEARVKESEVRVADKQDDLARADRLLSQRVISDDVQKRKYFDFKSAESVLDSARAELLLARAQLTQAEVTLDLLTVRAPRDGEILRQNMHEGEYAGVASSDPKEPSLLLGETTHLQLRADVDEDSASRVQTGAVAVAYIKGMHSDPIPLRFVRIEPYISVKKSLTGDSSERVDTRVLQVIYQFDHSIIPVYVGQQMDVFIEGKAPQHLQPENDKKILLTPKSP; this comes from the coding sequence ATGCTTAAACGTCTCAGTATCTTCCTGGCCCTTGCGGGGATCGTCGCAGTCACCCTGCTCGTGTTCCGGCTGAAGAAAGCCCCCCCAACACCAACCCCCTTGGTTGAACCGTCACGGGCACCCTATGCCGACTCCATCGGAGCTCGCGGGATCGTTGAGGCGGTCAATGAGAACGTCATCGTTGCACCGATTTTGCCGGGATTGATCACGGATATCTACGTACGCGTCGGAGACTTGGTGAAAAAGGGCGCCCCCCTATTCCGACAGGATACCCGTGATGCTGGGGCTAAGGTCACCGCTCAGCAGGCCCAAGTCGCACTCTTGGAAGCGCGCGTCAAGGAATCCGAGGTGAGGGTAGCTGACAAGCAGGATGATCTGGCCCGTGCCGACCGACTGCTCTCCCAGAGGGTGATTAGCGACGATGTGCAGAAGAGGAAGTATTTCGATTTTAAGTCGGCCGAGTCCGTCCTTGATTCCGCACGCGCAGAACTCCTCCTAGCCCGCGCCCAGTTGACTCAGGCGGAAGTGACGCTCGATCTGCTCACCGTCCGCGCACCGCGGGATGGTGAGATTCTCAGGCAGAACATGCACGAGGGCGAATACGCGGGGGTTGCTTCTTCGGATCCGAAAGAGCCTTCCCTTCTGCTTGGGGAAACCACCCACCTACAACTCCGCGCCGACGTGGATGAGGATAGTGCTTCGCGTGTCCAGACAGGTGCTGTTGCCGTCGCCTACATCAAGGGAATGCACTCTGATCCCATCCCTCTCCGCTTCGTCCGGATCGAACCCTACATCAGCGTGAAGAAGTCGCTCACCGGCGACAGCAGCGAACGCGTCGACACCCGCGTTCTGCAGGTCATCTACCAGTTCGATCACTCCATTATCCCTGTATACGTCGGCCAACAAATGGATGTCTTTATCGAGGGTAAAGCCCCGCAGCATTTGCAACCCGAGAACGACAAAAAGATCCTTCTCACGCCCAAGTCACCCTGA